The following coding sequences lie in one Cloeon dipterum chromosome 1, ieCloDipt1.1, whole genome shotgun sequence genomic window:
- the LOC135936397 gene encoding protein SLC31A2-like, whose protein sequence is MQSTFWAGYQLGVFLFPGFRVTSLTGFVFTCVAVGSVAFLTEAVKLFLLTRMRRKEHRVMPQRDIEQTPLVRIRNRRLTGAQQSLLRHSSDSAVYLTYTVSAYLQMLAVMSFNVWIFLSVVLGTSAGYAVFSNTSAAQQQKLISPAVGSVDASVVHSPVDSIDPEVTFSEASVSGADTLDTTAIVHRTEDLA, encoded by the exons ATGCAGAGCACCTTTTGGGCCGGCTATCAGCTGGGGGTCTTCCTCTTTCCAGGCTTCAGGGTGACCAGCCTCACCG GGTTTGTTTTCACATGCGTCGCAGTGGGGTCGGTGGCCTTTCTCACGGAGGCGGTCAAATTGTTCCTGCTGACCAGGATGCGCAGAAAGGAACATCGTGTGATGCCGCAACGGGACATTGAGCAGACACCGCTCGTCAGAATCAGGAATCGAAG GTTAACAGGTGCACAACAATCCCTTCTGAGACATTCGTCTGACTCGGCTGTTTACCTAACGTACACGGTTTCGGCCTACCTGCAGATGTTGGCCGTCATGTCCTTCAACGTGTGGATTTTCCTCTCTGTAGTTCTCGGCACCTCTGCTGGCTACGCCGTTTTCTCCAACACCTCAGCAGCCCAGCAGCAAAAGCTCATTTCCCCCGCTGTGGGTTCAGTGGACGCGTCCGTTGTGCACAGCCCAGTTGACTCGATCGACCCTGAAGTGACCTTCAGCGAGGCCTCCGTGTCTGGCGCCGACACCCTGGACACCACCGCCATTGTCCATAGGACTGAAGACCTAGCTTGA